The genome window ATGGCGCTGTGCGCCCGACGATATGGTGGTCCGGCTCGAACCAGGCGAGGAATTTTCGGCGGTCCGCAGAGACGGGCCCCACCTCCTTGAAACGGACGAAGGCCGTCATCTTATGCACATCGCGTCGGACGTTTTTCTCCATCAGCCGAGCACGGGCGACATCCTCGTCGGATGCCACTTCGAGCACTTGCCGGTCCAGCTGCAGTCGCCAGAGCAGGCGGTAAAGCAGGGAAAACCGCGCCGGATCGGAATGGCAGAGAACGGTCTCCGCCAGCTCGATGAAGGCCGGCGGCACCGTCATCGGCTTGCGTGTCGCCGCGGGCGGTGGCGGCATGGCGTCGCGTTGGAATGAAAGATCCGCCTCTGCGTCTTTTTCGCGCCAATCGATCTCTTCCGGCAAGATGCCGGCGACCGCGAAAGCGCGAGCGGCATCCCGCCATTCGGCAAGATCCCCGCGTCCTGCCAGCACGACCCGGCGCATCACAGCAGCGACAATTGTTCGGGTTGCGGCTCGAACATGGTGCGAAGGTCCGGCCGGTCGATCAGCCGGCGCGGCGACCAGCCTTCCGCCGAGATGAAGGATTGGACCTTCTTGATCGAAACGCCAAGCCGCTGGAGATCGTCGAGCCGCAGACGACGAAACCGCCGCGCCGAAACGATCGCCTTGACCGTCTTGGTGCCGAGGCCGGGCACGCGCAGCAGCCGTTCACGCTCGGCCTTGTTGATATCGACGGGAAATTCGCCCCGGTTGGCAAGCGCCCAGGCAAGTTTGGGGTCGAGGCTGAGATCGAGCATGCCTCCCGCCTGGTTCGCCGTGATCTCGTCGATGCCGAAACCGTAGAAACGATAGAGCCAGTCGGCCTGATAGAGCCGGTGTTCACGCATCAACGGCGGCTTGATCAATGGCAGGTTTTTCGACGAATCCGGGATCGGGCTGAAGGCGGAATAATAGACGCGCTTCAGACCATAGCTGCTGTAGAGCCGGCCGCTGGTCGCAAGGATCGTCGCGTCGTTGGCGCCATCGGCACCGACAATCATCTGCGTGCTCTGGCCGCCGGGTGCGAAACGCTGGCGCTTCTTCGTCTGCAGCGTCGGTTCGCTGGCGGCCTCGATCTTCAGCCGCAGATCCCCCATCGATCGCCTGATATTGGCAGGCTTCTTTTCCGGTGCGAAGCGGGTGATGCCGTGATCCGTCGGAAGCTCGATATTGAGCGACAGCCTGTCGGCATAAAGCCCCGCCTCCTCGATCAGACGCGGCGACGCCTCAGGGATCGACTTCAGATGGATATAACCGCGAAAATTATGCGTCGCGCGCAGTTCGCGAACGATGCGGACCATCTGCTCCATCGTGTAATCGGACGACCGAATAATGCCGGAGGAAAGGAACAGGCCCTCGATATAGTTGCGGCGATAAAATTCCAACGTCAGCCAGATGACCTCCTCTGGCGTGAAACGCGCCCGCTCTACATTGCTCGACGAACGATTGACGCAATAGGCGCAGTCGTAGATGCAGAAATTGGTCAGCAGTATCTTCAGCAGCGAAATGCACCGCCCGTCCGGAGCATAGGCATGACAGATGCCGGATCCCTCGGTCGAACCGAGCCCGCCGCTTGCGTGAGAATCGCGTTTCACCGTGCCGCTGGACGCACAGGACGCGTCATATTTCGCTGCGTCGGAAAGGATGGCCAAGCGTTCTGTTAGTGACTTCTTCATTAGTTTGTTCACTATATGTTCCTTGGGGCAAAGTCAATCCAAGCAATCCCACCCTTGCCCATTTTTCAGACGCACCATCGGACGCCGGGGCGGGTTGCGTTTCGTTCATGCGAATTTTCTGGAAATCGGCCTTGGCGATCTGCTATAAGCACTCAACTAGGATTGTGGCACGGTTCCGAAGCTCCCCTTCGGGACCTGTTTTCTTTTGTGTGTACCTGACTTTGCTGATGCAAGGACCGGCGGATACAAGGATTGAAGGACAGAAAAATGGTTGAAAAGGTACCGATGACACCGGGTGGTTTCGTCAAGCTGCAGGAAGAGCTGCGCTGGCGTCAGCAGGAGGAGCGTCCCCGAATCATCGAGGCGATCGCCGAAGCCCGTGCGCATGGTGACCTTTCCGAAAACGCCGAATACCACGCCGCCAAGGAAGCCCAGAGCCACAATGAGGGCCGCATCAGCGAGCTGGAAGACCTGACGGCGCGCGCCGAGGTCATCGACCTCACGAAGATGTCGGGCGACAAGATCAAGTTCGGCGCCAAGGTGAAGCTCGTCGACGAGGACACCGAGGAAGAAAAGACCTACCAGATCGTCGGCGACCAGGAAGCCGACGTCAAAGCCGGCCGCATCTCCATTTCTTCGCCGATCGCCCGCGCGCTGATCGGCAAGGAAGTCGGCGATTCCATCGAGGTCAATGCGCCGGGCGGCTCCAAGGCCTACGAAATCCTCCAGGTTTCCTGGGGCTGATCGCCCGCCACAGACGAGACCCATCCCTTGCCTGATATGCGTGACGTCGAGATCATCGCGCCCAATTTCAAGCGCCGGCTCTCCGGCGTCACGTCGACCATCGTCCAGCTCATTCCCTGCCAGATCGGGCTCGGCATTGGGATCGCGACCCTCGGCCCTGGCCTGCCGGAGGGCCTGCCGAAACTTCGGTGGCGCCAGCTCCTTGGCCTCTGGCGCCCGCCGGCGCGCCGCCGCCGCCGTGTCTGGCACGCCCGCCGCAACAATGAAATGGCCGTCGGCATCCTGCTTCGGCATCTCCTGCGCATGCCGCTGAAGCTGCTCTTCACCTCGGCCGCGCAACGCCGCCACACCGCCTATACTAAATGGCTGATCCGCCGCATGGACGCGGTGATTGCGACCAGCGACCGTTCCGGATCGTTCCTTGAGGTGCCGCACACGATCATCCAGCATGGCGTCGACCTTTCCCTGTTCCACCCGCCGGAAACGGCAGAGGACGGCATCGCCGCCACCGGCCTGCCGGGCCGCCATCTCATCGGCTGTTTCGGCCGCGTGCGCCATCAGAAGGGCACCGATCTTTTTGTCCAGGCGATGATCAAGCTGCTGCCGCAGAATCCGGAATGGACAGCTGTTGTCTCCGGTCGCGTGACGGCGGAGCACTCGGCATTCGGCGACAAGCTCAAGGCCGATGTTGCCGCCGCCGGGCTCAGCGACCGGATCCTCTTCCTCGGCGAAGTGCCGGATATCAAGGTCTGGTATCGCCGCCTGACCCTCTACGTCGCCCCCTCCCGCAACGAGGGCTTCGGCCTGACGCCGCTCGAAGCCATGGCTTCGCGCACGGCGGTGGTGGCATCGGACGCGGGCGCCTACGCCGAGCTCATCGTCACGGGTGAGACGGGTTCGGTCGTCGCGGCCGGCGATGGCGAGGCGCTGACACGGGCAATCGCGCCCTATATCGCCGATCCCGCTCTGGCGATCACGCATGGCGAGAATGCGCTGCGCCATGTCACGACGAATTTCGCGCTGGAGAAGGAAGCAAGCGCGATCGGCGCCGTCTATAACAGGCTTCTCGGCGACAACCGCGGCTGAAGCGGAAAAAGAAGCGGCCCGTTGGAGAACGGGCCGCTGCAGATTTTCAAGACCATGAACACTGGCCGATTATTCCGCCGGCTGGAGCCCGGCAGCCGACGTGTCGTCGGCCTGGCCGCCCAACGCTGCCGCAAGCTGCGCCGTATCCAGCTCGTTTTCCCAACGTGCCACGACGATCGTTGCGACCGCATTGCCGACGAGGTTGGTCAGCGCCCGGCATTCCGACATGAAACGGTCGATGCCGAGGATCAGCGCCATGCCGGCGACCGGCACGGAGGGCACGACGGAGAGCGTTGCGGCAAGCGTGATGAAGCCGGCGCCGGTGATGCCTGCGGCACCCTTGGAGCTCAGCATCGCCACCAGGAGCAGCAGGATCTGGTCACCCCAGGAGAGCTGAATGCCGGTTGCCTGGGCAATGAACAGGGCCGCCAGCGTCATGTAGATGTTGGTGCCGTCGAGATTGAAGGAATAGCCTGTGGGGATGACGAGGCCGACGACCGAACGCTTGCAGCCGGCCTTTTCCATCTTGTTCATCAGGCCCGGAAGCGCTGCTTCCGAAGACGAGGTGCCGAGAACCAGCAGCAGCTCTTCCTTGATGTAACGCAGCAGCGCCAGGATCGAGAAGCCGTTGTAGCGAGCGACGGCGCCGAGAACGACGAGAACGAAGAGCAGCGAGGTGATGTAGAAGGTGCCGATCAACATGGCGAGATTGGCGATCGAGCCGATGCCGTACTTGCCGATGGTGAAGGCCATGGCGCCGAAGGCGCCGATCGGGGCGGCCTTCATCAAGATGGCGACGAGCTTGAAGACCGGAGCCGTCAAGGCATTGAGGAAATTGACGACCTGTTCGCCCTTTTCGCCGACCATGGCGAGTGCGATGCCGAACAGCACCGAGAAGAACAGCACCTGCAGAATGTCGCCATCGGCAAAGGCGCCGACAATCGTCGTCGGGATGATGTTGGTGAGGAAGCCGACAATGCTCTGCTCATGCGCCTTCGAGGCGTAGGTGGCAACGGCGGTGGGATCCAGCGAGGCCGGATCGATGTTCATGCCGGCGCCGGGCTGGACGACATTGGCGACGATCATGCCGATGACGAGCGCCAGCGTCGAGAAGGTCAGGAAGTAGAGCATCGCCTTGCCGGCGACGCGGCCGACCTTCTTCAGGTCGCTCATGCCAGCAATGCCGGTCGCCACCGTCAGGAAGATGACCGGAGCGATGATCATCTTGACGAGCTTGATGAAGGCGTCGCCGAGCGGCTTCAATTGCGCGCCGAGTTCCGGGTAGAAATGGCCGAGCAGGATGCCTGCGGCGATGGCCGCGAGAACCTGAACGTAAAGATGGGAATAGAAGGGCTTCTTGCCCTTGCTGTCTGCGACTGCATCGAATGGTGCTGCGATCATGATGTCCTCCTAAAGGCTCGTCCGGAACGAACTCCGGCCTCCCGAGCCGTTCGCTTCAAGTCCAACAGCTCAGCCGTTGTTGCCATCCCATTCGCAATCACCGTGCCAGTTTTAACCAATCAAATTAAATCATTGATTTTATGATATAATTATTTCCAGAGCCATGGGCGGCGCATTCATAAATGCGGAAACCCACACAAACACAATTGCGTCTCGTGCGGAAAAATGCACAAATCCTCCATGACTTTGTCCCTGTCGCCGCCGTGGTCTTCGTTGCCTTTGCAGCACCGCATCCGCCGGATGTGGTGGGCCTATGCGGTGATCGCGCTTCTTACCGTCGCTGCGAGCCTGTGGGCGAGCGGCGAGATTGGACGGCGCCATGCCGAAGCGGCCCTGGAAGAACGGGCCCGCATGGATGCGAGGCTGAATGCGGCTTTGCTGCGCACGGTTCTCGAAAAATACCGGGCGCTTCCCTTCGTGCTGTCGCAAGACGCAGCACTCGCCTCGGCGCTGACGGGAAACGATGCCGGCACGTTCGAGCGGCTCAGCCAGAAGCTGGAAATGCTGGCAGCGGGCACGAAGGCTGCCGTCATCTATGTCATCGACAAGGAGGGCATGGCTGTTTCGGCCAGCAACTGGCGCGAACCGACAAGCTTCGTCGGCAATGACTATCGCTTCCGGGAATATTTTCAGGGGGCGGTCGCGCTGGGACAGGCCGAGCACTTCGCGCTCGGCACCGTCAGCAAGAAACCCGGCCTCTACATTTCCGAGCGGATCACCGGCAGCAGCGGGCTGCTGGGTGTCGTCGTGGTCAAGGTGGAATTCGACGACGTCGAGGCGGATTGGAAAGCCTCGGACGCGCCGTCCTACGTGATTGACGATCGAGGCATCATCCTCATCACCAGCGTCCCATCATGGCGGTTCATGACGATCGGCCGGATCGCCGACGATCGGTTGACGGCGATCCGCGAAAGCCTGCAATTCGGTGATGCGCCGCTTCAGCCGCTGCCGCTCGATACGGTCCGAAGCCTCGGCGACAGACTTGACGTCGTCGAGATCGTCATGCCGGGCGGCGCCGGGAAAACCAGGTTTCTCGATGTCGGAATGCCGGTTCCCGCCACAGCATGGCATTTACAGCATCTGGTGGCGCTGGGGCCGTCCGTCGATGCGGGCATTCGCGAAGCCCGGATGTTGGCATTGCTGATGCTCCTGCCGCTGCTATCAGGCGCAGCCTTCCTGCTGCGCCGCCGCCAGACCGTCACCCTTAAAATTTTCAGGGAACAGCAGGCGCGAGAGGAACTGGAACGGCGCGTGGTCGAGCGGACCCTCGATCTCAGCCAGGCGCGCGATCGGTTGCAGGCTGAAATCACAGGCCATAGGAGTACGGAGCAGAAACTGCAGGCGGTGCAGCAGGATCTGGTGCAGGCCAACCGCCTGGCCATTCTCGGTCAGGTGGCGGCTGGCGTCGCCCATGAGATCAATCAGCCGGTGGCAACCATCCGCGCCTATGCGGACAACGCCCGCACCTTCCTCGATCGCGGCCAGACGGCGCCCGCTGGCGAAAATCTCGAAAGCATCGCGGCGCTGACGGAGCGCATAGGTTCAATCACCGAGGAGTTGAAGACCTTTGCCCGAAAGGGCCGCGGCAATGCCGAGCCGACGGGATTGAAGGACGTCATCGAGGGTGCGGTGATGCTCTTGCGCAGCCGGTTTGCCGGCCGCATGGATACGCTCGCCATCGACTTGCCGCCTGCCGAGCTGCAGGTGATGGGAAACCGTATCCGTCTCGAGCAGGTGCTCATCAATCTGCTTCAGAACGCCCTGGAGGCGGTGGCGCCGAAAGCCGAAGAGGGCCACGTCGAGATAAGGACATCAGCCGATGCCGGCATAGTCACGGTGATGGTCGCCGACAACGGCCCCGGCATTTCGCCCGAGATCCGCAAAGGCCTGTTCACGCCGTTCAACACCTCGAAGGAAAGCGGCCTCGGCCTGGGACTGGTCATCTCCAAGGATATCGTCGGCGATTACGGCGGCCGGATGGAGGTGGAGAGCGATGACAGCGGCACCCGCTTCATGGTTCATCTGAGGAAGGCTTGAGATCATGGCCACACCGATGCCCGTTGCGCTGATCGACGACGATAGGGATTTGCGCCGCGCCACCGCCCAGACGCTCGAACTCGCCGGATTTTCCGTTTCAGCCTATGACGGCGCGAAAGCTGCCCTGGCCGACCTGCCGGCCGACTTTGCCGGCCCCGTCGTCACCGATATCCGCATGCCGGAGATCGACGGGCTGCAGCTCTTCGCTACCCTGCAAGGCATGGACGCCGACCTGCCCGTGATCCTGATGACCGGCCACGGCGATATTCCGATGGCCGTTCAGGCGATCCAAGACGGCGCCTATGATTTCATCGCCAAACCCTTCGCGGCCGATCGGCTCGTCCAAAGTGTGCGTCGCGCCAGCGAGAAGCGCCGGCTTGTCCTGGAAAACCGCATGCTGCGCAAGGCTGCCGAAGATGCGCAGGAGAATTCGCCGCTGATCGGCCAGACGCCGGTGATGGAAAACCTGAGAAACATTCTTCGCCATATCGCCGATACCGATGTCGACGTGCTCGTCGCCGGCGAAACCGGCAGCGGCAAGGAAGTGGTCGCTCAGATCTTGCATCAATGGAGCCACCGCCGGAAGGGCAATTTCGTGGCGCTGAACTGCGGGGCGCTCCCCGAAACCGTCATCGAAAGCGAGCTGTTCGGCCATGAGGCGGGCGCCTTTACCGGCGCCCAGAAGCGACGCACCGGCCGCATCGAACATGCAAGCGGCGGCACGCTGTTCCTCGACGAGATCGAAAGCATGCCTGTCGCCACCCAGGTCAAGATGTTGAGAGTGCTGGAAATGCGCGAGATCACCCCGCTCGGCACCAACGAGGTGCGCCCGGTCGATCTGCGCGTCGTCGCCGCCGCCAAGATCGACCTCGGGGATCCCGATCTGCGCGGTGATTTTCGCGAGGATCTCTATTACAGGCTGAA of Rhizobium sp. BT04 contains these proteins:
- a CDS encoding putative DNA modification/repair radical SAM protein; the encoded protein is MKKSLTERLAILSDAAKYDASCASSGTVKRDSHASGGLGSTEGSGICHAYAPDGRCISLLKILLTNFCIYDCAYCVNRSSSNVERARFTPEEVIWLTLEFYRRNYIEGLFLSSGIIRSSDYTMEQMVRIVRELRATHNFRGYIHLKSIPEASPRLIEEAGLYADRLSLNIELPTDHGITRFAPEKKPANIRRSMGDLRLKIEAASEPTLQTKKRQRFAPGGQSTQMIVGADGANDATILATSGRLYSSYGLKRVYYSAFSPIPDSSKNLPLIKPPLMREHRLYQADWLYRFYGFGIDEITANQAGGMLDLSLDPKLAWALANRGEFPVDINKAERERLLRVPGLGTKTVKAIVSARRFRRLRLDDLQRLGVSIKKVQSFISAEGWSPRRLIDRPDLRTMFEPQPEQLSLL
- the greA gene encoding transcription elongation factor GreA, whose protein sequence is MVEKVPMTPGGFVKLQEELRWRQQEERPRIIEAIAEARAHGDLSENAEYHAAKEAQSHNEGRISELEDLTARAEVIDLTKMSGDKIKFGAKVKLVDEDTEEEKTYQIVGDQEADVKAGRISISSPIARALIGKEVGDSIEVNAPGGSKAYEILQVSWG
- a CDS encoding glycosyltransferase family 4 protein, with protein sequence MPDMRDVEIIAPNFKRRLSGVTSTIVQLIPCQIGLGIGIATLGPGLPEGLPKLRWRQLLGLWRPPARRRRRVWHARRNNEMAVGILLRHLLRMPLKLLFTSAAQRRHTAYTKWLIRRMDAVIATSDRSGSFLEVPHTIIQHGVDLSLFHPPETAEDGIAATGLPGRHLIGCFGRVRHQKGTDLFVQAMIKLLPQNPEWTAVVSGRVTAEHSAFGDKLKADVAAAGLSDRILFLGEVPDIKVWYRRLTLYVAPSRNEGFGLTPLEAMASRTAVVASDAGAYAELIVTGETGSVVAAGDGEALTRAIAPYIADPALAITHGENALRHVTTNFALEKEASAIGAVYNRLLGDNRG
- a CDS encoding dicarboxylate/amino acid:cation symporter, with product MIAAPFDAVADSKGKKPFYSHLYVQVLAAIAAGILLGHFYPELGAQLKPLGDAFIKLVKMIIAPVIFLTVATGIAGMSDLKKVGRVAGKAMLYFLTFSTLALVIGMIVANVVQPGAGMNIDPASLDPTAVATYASKAHEQSIVGFLTNIIPTTIVGAFADGDILQVLFFSVLFGIALAMVGEKGEQVVNFLNALTAPVFKLVAILMKAAPIGAFGAMAFTIGKYGIGSIANLAMLIGTFYITSLLFVLVVLGAVARYNGFSILALLRYIKEELLLVLGTSSSEAALPGLMNKMEKAGCKRSVVGLVIPTGYSFNLDGTNIYMTLAALFIAQATGIQLSWGDQILLLLVAMLSSKGAAGITGAGFITLAATLSVVPSVPVAGMALILGIDRFMSECRALTNLVGNAVATIVVARWENELDTAQLAAALGGQADDTSAAGLQPAE
- a CDS encoding ATP-binding protein, giving the protein MHKSSMTLSLSPPWSSLPLQHRIRRMWWAYAVIALLTVAASLWASGEIGRRHAEAALEERARMDARLNAALLRTVLEKYRALPFVLSQDAALASALTGNDAGTFERLSQKLEMLAAGTKAAVIYVIDKEGMAVSASNWREPTSFVGNDYRFREYFQGAVALGQAEHFALGTVSKKPGLYISERITGSSGLLGVVVVKVEFDDVEADWKASDAPSYVIDDRGIILITSVPSWRFMTIGRIADDRLTAIRESLQFGDAPLQPLPLDTVRSLGDRLDVVEIVMPGGAGKTRFLDVGMPVPATAWHLQHLVALGPSVDAGIREARMLALLMLLPLLSGAAFLLRRRQTVTLKIFREQQAREELERRVVERTLDLSQARDRLQAEITGHRSTEQKLQAVQQDLVQANRLAILGQVAAGVAHEINQPVATIRAYADNARTFLDRGQTAPAGENLESIAALTERIGSITEELKTFARKGRGNAEPTGLKDVIEGAVMLLRSRFAGRMDTLAIDLPPAELQVMGNRIRLEQVLINLLQNALEAVAPKAEEGHVEIRTSADAGIVTVMVADNGPGISPEIRKGLFTPFNTSKESGLGLGLVISKDIVGDYGGRMEVESDDSGTRFMVHLRKA
- a CDS encoding sigma-54 dependent transcriptional regulator, whose protein sequence is MATPMPVALIDDDRDLRRATAQTLELAGFSVSAYDGAKAALADLPADFAGPVVTDIRMPEIDGLQLFATLQGMDADLPVILMTGHGDIPMAVQAIQDGAYDFIAKPFAADRLVQSVRRASEKRRLVLENRMLRKAAEDAQENSPLIGQTPVMENLRNILRHIADTDVDVLVAGETGSGKEVVAQILHQWSHRRKGNFVALNCGALPETVIESELFGHEAGAFTGAQKRRTGRIEHASGGTLFLDEIESMPVATQVKMLRVLEMREITPLGTNEVRPVDLRVVAAAKIDLGDPDLRGDFREDLYYRLNVVTISIPPLRERRDDIPLLFSHFATRAAERFRRDVPQLSENVRRHLATHAWPGNVRELSHYAERVVLGVEGGGATLVPPQPTGGTLPERLERYEAEIIRDALAANDGDVRRTIEALGIPRKTFYDKLQRHGINRGGYAARK